A single genomic interval of Mycobacterium sp. DL592 harbors:
- a CDS encoding CoA ester lyase yields the protein MYDQSSGWDSNESHDVGFRIDPVLARSWLLVNGAHADKFAAAVRSRADIVVLDIEDAVAPKDKTSARDNVVAWLAAGNSDWVRINGFGTPWWADDLEALATTSLGGVMLAMVESVDHVTETAKRLPNTPIVALVETARGLERITEIASAKGTFRLAFGIGDFRRDTGFGDNPATLAYARSRFTIAAKAAHLPGPIDGPTVGSSALKLSEATAVSAEFGMTGKICLTPDQCPTVNEGLAPSQEEITWAKEFFAEFERDGGEIRNGSDLPRIARANKILDLARAYGIEVSEFDDQAVHASAPSDTYHY from the coding sequence ATGTACGACCAGAGCAGCGGCTGGGATTCCAACGAGTCCCACGACGTCGGATTCCGCATCGACCCGGTGCTGGCCCGCAGCTGGCTGCTGGTCAACGGCGCCCACGCCGACAAGTTCGCGGCGGCGGTGCGCTCGCGTGCCGACATCGTCGTGCTCGACATCGAGGACGCCGTCGCACCGAAGGACAAGACATCGGCGCGGGACAACGTGGTGGCATGGCTGGCGGCCGGCAACAGCGACTGGGTGCGCATCAACGGCTTCGGCACGCCGTGGTGGGCCGATGACCTCGAGGCGTTGGCCACCACGTCGCTCGGTGGGGTGATGCTGGCGATGGTCGAGTCCGTCGACCATGTCACCGAGACCGCCAAGCGGCTGCCCAACACCCCGATCGTCGCCCTGGTCGAGACCGCGCGCGGACTGGAGCGGATCACCGAGATCGCGTCCGCGAAGGGAACCTTCCGGCTGGCGTTCGGCATCGGCGACTTCCGCCGCGACACCGGGTTCGGCGACAATCCGGCCACGCTGGCCTATGCGCGGTCGCGGTTCACCATCGCCGCCAAGGCGGCGCACCTGCCGGGCCCGATCGACGGCCCGACCGTGGGCTCGAGCGCACTCAAACTCAGCGAGGCCACCGCGGTCTCCGCCGAGTTCGGCATGACCGGCAAGATCTGCCTGACGCCGGATCAGTGTCCGACGGTCAACGAAGGGCTCGCGCCGTCGCAGGAAGAGATCACCTGGGCCAAGGAGTTCTTCGCCGAGTTCGAGCGCGACGGCGGCGAGATCCGCAACGGCTCGGATCTGCCGCGGATCGCGCGCGCCAACAAGATCCTCGACCTGGCCCGCGCCTACGGCATCGAGGTCTCGGAGTTCGACGATCAGGCGGTCCACGCCAGCGCGCCGTCGGACACCTACCACTACTAG
- a CDS encoding MOSC N-terminal beta barrel domain-containing protein, with product MVKAGRIVSLWRYPVKSMAGERIANAQIGTLGLHADRTWAVRDVEHDTTTSAKKLPGLLWCTARYAQPPAADAGPGRAPEVIVGLPDGREFSSADPGVHRALSEYVDHDVELRPLPPISDRHQYRTPMATKSDLRTIFGLADDEPLPDLSMFPVRKLAEITRYATPVGSYVDAYPVHILTTQSLAAMAAVAPDSDFDVRRFRPTVLVDAASDSAHPEWDWCGGVLHGPHADLAPLIPTIRCVMPSHEQPELKQDRDVTRAIATHSRRCLGAYGDVAKPGVIAEGDVLQLEPPQRANTETGAVKVKRMVMRAFSAAIPNGGRN from the coding sequence ATGGTCAAAGCCGGTCGCATCGTGTCGCTCTGGCGATATCCCGTGAAATCGATGGCCGGCGAGCGGATCGCCAACGCGCAGATCGGAACGCTCGGTCTGCATGCCGATCGCACCTGGGCGGTGCGCGACGTCGAACACGACACCACGACCAGCGCCAAGAAGCTGCCGGGACTGCTGTGGTGCACGGCCCGCTACGCGCAGCCGCCGGCCGCCGACGCCGGGCCGGGGCGCGCGCCGGAAGTGATCGTCGGGCTGCCCGACGGCCGGGAGTTCTCCAGCGCCGATCCCGGTGTGCACCGGGCGTTGTCGGAGTACGTCGACCACGACGTCGAACTGCGGCCGCTGCCACCTATTTCCGACCGTCACCAGTACCGCACCCCGATGGCCACCAAGAGCGACCTGCGGACGATCTTCGGCCTCGCCGACGACGAGCCGTTGCCGGACCTGTCGATGTTTCCGGTGCGCAAGCTCGCCGAGATCACCCGGTATGCCACCCCGGTCGGCAGCTATGTCGATGCCTACCCGGTGCACATCCTGACCACGCAGAGCCTGGCCGCGATGGCGGCGGTGGCCCCTGATTCCGATTTCGACGTGCGGCGATTCCGGCCGACGGTCCTGGTGGATGCCGCCTCGGACTCGGCGCATCCGGAGTGGGACTGGTGCGGTGGAGTGCTGCACGGTCCGCACGCCGACCTGGCGCCGCTGATCCCGACCATCCGCTGCGTCATGCCGTCGCACGAGCAGCCCGAGCTCAAGCAGGATCGCGACGTCACCCGGGCCATCGCTACCCACTCGAGGCGTTGTCTGGGCGCGTACGGCGACGTCGCGAAACCGGGCGTGATCGCCGAAGGCGATGTGCTGCAACTGGAACCGCCGCAGCGGGCGAATACGGAGACCGGTGCGGTGAAAGTCAAACGAATGGTGATGCGTGCCTTCTCCGCCGCCATCCCCAACGGAGGAAGGAACTGA
- a CDS encoding o-succinylbenzoate synthase yields MQTLIDFDNAPVFAIPVRDGYPGFAGREGMLLEGPQGWGEFSPPAAATDLHAVRFLTAAVEAGTVGWPDPVRGRVPVAVTVAAVDPAEATAMASQSGCPAADVRVAAHPDSLPEDIARLEAVRAALGPAAAIRCDAGGAWDVDTAVTAIAALDAAAGGLEFVEQPCATLAELAAVRRRVDVRIAADESIRDAPDPFGLDLADAADVAVLTVGPLGGVRRTLRVAESYDIPCVVSSPPDSSIGLAGGLAVAGVLPDLPFACGLATVMALAGDLVSPGRSLIPVDGHLPVAPMPAAPDRDLLQRFAVTDAERVAWWRERLRTVQHLL; encoded by the coding sequence GTGCAAACCCTGATCGACTTCGACAACGCGCCGGTATTCGCGATCCCGGTCCGCGATGGCTATCCCGGTTTCGCCGGTCGCGAGGGGATGCTTCTGGAAGGCCCGCAGGGCTGGGGTGAGTTCAGCCCGCCCGCCGCTGCGACAGATCTGCACGCGGTGCGGTTCCTGACCGCGGCGGTCGAAGCGGGAACCGTCGGCTGGCCGGATCCGGTGCGCGGACGGGTGCCGGTCGCGGTCACCGTTGCGGCCGTCGACCCCGCCGAGGCCACTGCCATGGCGTCGCAGAGTGGCTGCCCGGCGGCCGACGTGCGGGTGGCCGCGCACCCGGACTCGCTGCCGGAGGACATCGCCCGGCTCGAAGCGGTGCGCGCCGCCCTCGGACCGGCGGCCGCCATCCGCTGTGACGCCGGGGGAGCGTGGGACGTCGACACCGCCGTCACCGCGATCGCGGCCCTCGACGCCGCCGCAGGCGGGCTGGAGTTCGTCGAGCAGCCGTGCGCGACGCTGGCGGAGTTGGCCGCCGTACGCAGGCGAGTCGACGTGCGCATCGCCGCCGACGAATCGATCCGCGATGCGCCCGACCCGTTCGGCCTCGACCTCGCCGACGCCGCCGACGTCGCCGTCCTCACGGTCGGGCCGCTCGGGGGTGTTCGCCGCACGCTGCGGGTCGCCGAGTCCTACGACATCCCCTGCGTCGTCTCCTCGCCGCCGGACAGCAGCATCGGCCTCGCCGGTGGGCTTGCGGTGGCGGGCGTGCTGCCCGACCTGCCCTTCGCCTGTGGCCTGGCCACCGTCATGGCGCTGGCGGGCGATCTGGTCTCGCCGGGCCGTTCACTGATCCCGGTGGACGGCCACCTGCCGGTCGCGCCGATGCCGGCCGCGCCGGACCGCGATCTCCTGCAGCGCTTCGCGGTCACCGACGCCGAGCGGGTCGCCTGGTGGCGTGAACGATTGCGGACCGTTCAGCACCTGCTCTAG
- a CDS encoding mycobacterial-type methylenetetrahydrofolate reductase → MPLNTVALELVPPNTDRGPEEILDEARKVMRYSAETGLHGAIRHVMIPGMIAEDDDRPVEMKPKLDVLDYWSRIAPELPGFRGLCTQVTAFMDETTLRARLTELLTAGMEGIAFVGVPRTMSDGEGSGVAPTDALTIYRDLVPNRGVILIPTREGEEGRFGFKCGQGATYGMTQLLYSDAIVGFLTDFAREHDHRPEILLSFGFVPKVETRVGLINWLIQDPGNALVAAEQDFVATLAGNEPDVKRKMLVDLYKRIIDGVGDLGFPLSIHFEATYGMSKAAFETFAEMLAYWSPSPS, encoded by the coding sequence GTGCCCCTCAACACGGTCGCGCTCGAACTCGTGCCACCGAATACCGACCGCGGTCCCGAGGAAATTCTGGACGAGGCTCGCAAGGTCATGCGGTACTCCGCCGAAACAGGGCTGCACGGGGCGATCCGGCACGTGATGATCCCCGGCATGATCGCCGAGGACGACGACCGTCCGGTCGAGATGAAGCCCAAGCTCGACGTGCTGGACTACTGGTCACGTATCGCGCCGGAACTTCCCGGCTTCCGCGGACTGTGCACCCAGGTCACCGCTTTCATGGACGAGACCACGCTGCGTGCCCGATTGACCGAACTGCTTACCGCCGGGATGGAGGGCATCGCGTTCGTCGGCGTTCCCCGCACGATGAGTGACGGCGAGGGCTCCGGCGTCGCTCCCACCGACGCGCTGACCATCTACCGCGACCTGGTGCCCAACCGGGGCGTCATCCTGATTCCCACCCGCGAGGGCGAGGAAGGACGGTTCGGCTTCAAGTGCGGTCAGGGCGCGACATACGGCATGACCCAACTGCTGTACTCCGATGCCATCGTGGGGTTCCTGACCGACTTCGCCCGCGAGCACGACCACCGCCCGGAGATCCTGCTCTCGTTCGGTTTCGTTCCCAAGGTCGAAACCCGTGTCGGACTGATCAATTGGCTGATCCAGGACCCCGGTAACGCGCTGGTGGCCGCCGAACAGGACTTCGTCGCGACCCTGGCCGGCAACGAACCCGACGTCAAACGCAAGATGCTCGTCGACCTCTACAAACGCATCATCGACGGGGTCGGCGACCTCGGCTTCCCGCTGAGCATCCACTTCGAGGCCACCTACGGCATGTCGAAGGCGGCGTTCGAGACGTTCGCCGAGATGCTTGCCTACTGGTCACCGTCTCCTTCGTAA
- a CDS encoding Fur family transcriptional regulator — translation MSSMADFADQLRAADLRVTRPRVAVLEAVQANPHADTETIFSVVRTGLPDVSRQAVYDVLHALTTARLVRRIQPSGLVARYESRVGDNHHHIVCRHCGVIGDVDCAVGEAPCLTAADDLGFAIDEAEVIYWGLCPDCSTQQISRAQP, via the coding sequence GTGAGCTCGATGGCGGATTTCGCGGACCAGCTGCGTGCAGCTGACCTGCGGGTCACCCGGCCCCGGGTGGCGGTCCTCGAGGCCGTGCAGGCCAATCCGCACGCCGACACCGAGACGATCTTCAGCGTCGTGCGCACCGGGTTGCCCGATGTTTCCCGGCAAGCCGTCTACGACGTGCTGCACGCTCTGACCACGGCCCGCCTGGTGCGCCGCATCCAGCCCTCGGGTCTGGTGGCGCGCTACGAGTCGCGGGTCGGCGACAACCACCACCACATCGTCTGCCGACACTGCGGAGTGATCGGCGACGTCGACTGTGCCGTCGGTGAGGCGCCATGCCTGACCGCCGCCGACGATCTCGGCTTCGCCATCGACGAAGCCGAGGTCATCTACTGGGGCCTGTGCCCCGACTGCTCCACCCAACAGATTTCGCGGGCACAACCGTGA
- the katG gene encoding catalase/peroxidase HPI yields MAEETPPIGAAQSEPAESGCPMRIKPPVEGGSNRDWWPNAVNLKILQKDPEVINPMDPDYDYRSEVLGLDFDELARDVDAVMTDSQDWWPADFGHYGPFFIRMSWHAAGTYRVQDGRGGGGKGMQRFAPLNSWPDNVSLDKARRLLWPVKKKYGKKLSWSDLLVYAGNRALENMGFKTAGFAFGRPDYWEPEEDVYWGAEAEWLGSQDRYAGSDRTKLENPLGATMMGLIYVNPEGPEGVPDPLAAAVDIRETFGRMAMSDVETAALIVGGHTFGKTHGATPVENGVEPEAAPLELQGFGWANSGVGNETVSSGLEVTWTHTPTKWDNSFLEILYGNEWELTKSPAGANQWKPKNDGWANSVPMAQGDGKTHPSMLTTDLSMRFDPIYGEITRRWLDHPEELADEFAKAWFKLLHRDMGPVVRYLGPDVPKQTWVWQDPIPAGTPLSAEQVAALKSAIADSGLTVAQLVSTAWKAASSYRNSDMRGGANGGRIRLQPQLGWEVNEPDELAQVIRALEGIQSSAGFPVSFADLVVLGGNVGVEKAAAAAGFDIEVPFTSGRGDATQDQTDVESFAYLEPKADGFRNYAGKGLNLPAEYHLIDRANLLGVSGPELTVLVGGLRVLGTNFGGTKHGVFTDKPGVLSTDFFVNLLDMSTKWEPSPADDGTYIGKDRASGAAKYTASRVDLLFGSNSQLRALAEVYAEDDAKEKFVKDFVSAWAKVMDNDRFDLA; encoded by the coding sequence GTGGCTGAGGAAACCCCACCCATCGGTGCGGCACAGAGCGAACCCGCCGAAAGCGGTTGCCCGATGCGCATCAAGCCGCCCGTCGAGGGCGGCAGCAACCGCGACTGGTGGCCGAACGCCGTCAACCTCAAGATCCTGCAGAAGGATCCCGAGGTCATCAACCCGATGGACCCCGACTACGACTACCGCTCGGAGGTCCTCGGCCTGGACTTCGACGAGCTGGCACGGGACGTCGACGCGGTCATGACCGACTCGCAGGACTGGTGGCCCGCCGACTTCGGCCACTACGGCCCGTTCTTCATCCGGATGTCCTGGCACGCCGCCGGTACCTACCGGGTGCAGGACGGTCGCGGCGGCGGCGGTAAGGGCATGCAGCGGTTCGCCCCGCTCAACAGCTGGCCCGACAACGTCAGCCTGGACAAGGCGCGCCGGCTGCTCTGGCCGGTGAAGAAGAAGTACGGCAAGAAACTGTCGTGGTCGGATCTGCTGGTCTACGCAGGCAACCGGGCACTGGAGAACATGGGCTTCAAGACCGCGGGATTCGCGTTCGGCCGTCCCGACTACTGGGAGCCCGAAGAGGACGTCTACTGGGGCGCGGAGGCGGAATGGCTCGGCTCGCAGGACCGCTACGCCGGTAGCGACCGCACCAAGCTGGAGAACCCGCTGGGCGCCACCATGATGGGCCTGATCTACGTCAATCCCGAAGGCCCGGAAGGTGTTCCGGACCCGCTGGCCGCTGCGGTCGACATCCGCGAGACCTTCGGCCGGATGGCGATGAGCGACGTGGAGACCGCGGCGCTGATCGTCGGCGGACACACCTTCGGCAAGACGCACGGTGCGACCCCGGTCGAGAACGGCGTCGAGCCCGAAGCCGCGCCGCTGGAGCTGCAGGGCTTCGGCTGGGCCAACTCGGGTGTCGGCAACGAGACCGTCAGCAGTGGTCTCGAGGTCACCTGGACGCACACCCCGACCAAGTGGGACAACAGCTTCCTGGAGATCCTCTACGGCAACGAGTGGGAGCTGACCAAGAGCCCCGCCGGTGCCAACCAGTGGAAGCCTAAGAACGACGGCTGGGCCAACTCGGTTCCGATGGCGCAGGGTGACGGCAAGACGCACCCGTCGATGCTGACCACCGACCTGTCGATGCGGTTCGACCCGATCTACGGCGAGATCACCCGCCGCTGGCTGGACCATCCCGAAGAGCTCGCCGACGAGTTCGCCAAGGCCTGGTTCAAGCTGCTGCACCGCGACATGGGGCCGGTCGTGCGCTACCTCGGCCCGGATGTGCCGAAGCAGACGTGGGTGTGGCAGGACCCGATCCCGGCAGGCACTCCCCTGTCAGCCGAACAGGTCGCCGCGCTCAAGTCGGCCATCGCGGACTCCGGTCTGACCGTGGCCCAGCTGGTGTCGACCGCATGGAAGGCGGCGTCGTCCTACCGCAACAGCGATATGCGCGGTGGTGCCAACGGCGGCCGCATCCGGCTGCAGCCGCAGCTCGGCTGGGAGGTCAACGAGCCCGACGAACTGGCTCAGGTGATCCGCGCGCTCGAGGGCATCCAGTCCTCGGCCGGCTTCCCGGTGTCGTTCGCCGACCTGGTGGTGCTGGGCGGCAATGTCGGTGTCGAGAAGGCCGCTGCCGCAGCCGGTTTCGACATCGAGGTGCCCTTCACCTCGGGCCGTGGCGATGCCACCCAGGATCAGACCGATGTCGAGTCGTTCGCCTACCTGGAGCCCAAGGCCGACGGTTTCCGCAACTACGCGGGCAAGGGTCTGAACCTGCCCGCCGAGTACCACCTGATCGACCGGGCGAACCTGCTCGGCGTGTCGGGTCCGGAGCTGACGGTTCTGGTCGGCGGGCTGCGTGTGCTCGGTACCAACTTCGGTGGCACCAAGCACGGTGTGTTCACGGACAAGCCGGGTGTGCTGAGCACCGACTTCTTCGTCAACCTGCTCGACATGAGCACCAAGTGGGAGCCCTCGCCGGCTGACGACGGCACCTACATCGGCAAGGACCGAGCCAGCGGTGCGGCCAAGTACACCGCCAGCCGCGTCGATCTGCTCTTCGGCTCGAACTCGCAGCTGCGGGCGCTGGCCGAGGTGTACGCCGAAGACGATGCCAAGGAGAAGTTCGTCAAGGACTTCGTCTCGGCGTGGGCGAAGGTCATGGACAACGACCGGTTCGATCTGGCCTGA
- a CDS encoding cytochrome c biogenesis CcdA family protein yields MDQNLVGLAFAAGMVAAFNPCGFAMLPAYLALVVNGEQSSRLTAVGRALVATLAMALGFLVVFGSFGLLTVSIASTVQRYAPYLTVVVGISLVALGLWLAAGRELGGMGSGAARLGSRWTPTAKVGSMFGYGVGYAIASLSCTIGPFLAVTGSAARGGPLLDGLAAYVAYAAGLALVVGVLAVAVALANSTLVDRMRRVLPYVNRVSGVVLVLVGLYVGYYGVYEIRLFSGSGSAQDPVIDAAGRIQRAVAGWVYTHGGWPWLLALGVLLAAAVTTGVMWRRRRRSTVG; encoded by the coding sequence GTGGACCAGAACCTCGTCGGTCTGGCGTTCGCCGCCGGAATGGTCGCGGCGTTCAACCCCTGCGGCTTCGCGATGCTGCCGGCCTACCTCGCGCTGGTCGTCAACGGTGAGCAGTCCAGCCGTCTGACGGCGGTGGGGCGAGCGCTCGTTGCCACCCTCGCGATGGCACTGGGGTTCCTCGTGGTGTTCGGATCCTTCGGCCTGCTGACCGTGTCGATCGCCTCGACGGTGCAGCGCTATGCGCCGTACCTCACCGTCGTCGTCGGGATCTCCCTTGTTGCCCTTGGTCTTTGGCTTGCCGCCGGGCGCGAACTCGGCGGCATGGGATCGGGGGCCGCCCGGCTCGGCAGCCGGTGGACGCCCACCGCGAAGGTCGGGTCGATGTTCGGCTACGGCGTGGGATATGCGATCGCATCCCTGTCGTGCACCATCGGCCCGTTCCTCGCCGTGACCGGCAGTGCGGCCCGCGGCGGTCCGCTGCTCGACGGCCTGGCCGCCTACGTGGCCTATGCGGCCGGGCTGGCCCTCGTCGTCGGGGTGCTCGCGGTGGCGGTCGCGCTCGCCAACTCGACTCTGGTCGATCGCATGCGCCGGGTGCTTCCCTACGTCAACCGGGTCAGCGGTGTCGTCCTGGTGCTCGTCGGGCTCTACGTCGGCTACTACGGCGTCTACGAGATCCGGCTCTTCAGTGGCAGCGGCAGTGCCCAGGACCCGGTGATCGACGCCGCGGGCCGAATCCAGCGAGCGGTGGCGGGCTGGGTCTACACCCACGGCGGCTGGCCGTGGCTGCTAGCGCTCGGAGTGCTCCTCGCAGCGGCCGTGACCACCGGGGTGATGTGGCGCCGACGCCGTCGCAGCACGGTCGGCTGA
- a CDS encoding protein disulfide oxidoreductase — MKLRLHRVIRTAALVLASTALVFSVANPPAAVADDQLNFTGTTLSGAPFNGASLQGKPAVLWFWTPWCPFCNAEAPNVSAVAAANPKVTFVGVAARSDVGQMENFVSKYNLNFTNLNDADGSIWARFNVPWQPAYVFLRPDGTSTFVNNPTSAMSQQELTDRVRALAS; from the coding sequence ATGAAGCTTCGATTGCACCGAGTCATTCGAACGGCTGCCCTGGTTCTGGCGAGCACCGCGCTGGTGTTCAGCGTCGCCAACCCGCCGGCCGCCGTCGCCGACGACCAGCTGAACTTCACCGGGACCACCCTCAGCGGCGCCCCGTTCAACGGGGCAAGTCTGCAGGGCAAGCCCGCGGTGCTGTGGTTCTGGACGCCGTGGTGCCCGTTCTGCAACGCCGAAGCTCCCAACGTCAGCGCGGTGGCCGCGGCCAACCCGAAGGTCACCTTCGTCGGTGTCGCCGCCCGCTCCGACGTCGGTCAGATGGAGAACTTCGTCTCGAAGTACAACCTGAACTTCACCAATCTCAACGACGCCGACGGATCGATCTGGGCACGGTTCAACGTTCCGTGGCAGCCCGCCTACGTGTTCCTCCGTCCCGATGGAACCTCGACGTTCGTGAACAACCCGACCTCGGCGATGTCGCAGCAGGAGCTCACCGACCGGGTGCGCGCCCTGGCGTCCTGA
- a CDS encoding TetR/AcrR family transcriptional regulator has protein sequence MSSTAAPEPESGREPARGRPRDPRTDDAIMAATRQLLTDVGYEQVSMESIARCAGVSRPTIYRRWPSKAHVVFEAAFGSAAEPDMVVRTGDFTRDLHEFIARALAFWREPVVEAATMGILAERRRDAQLHIRTQQLLDDMIRAELAALVRSGAEQGVVRADVDTDTLFNTLVGAAFYTALVDGRDTSDQLADKLSALLMRGVQDDRQDKEQR, from the coding sequence GTGAGCTCAACTGCTGCCCCGGAACCCGAATCCGGACGCGAGCCGGCGCGCGGGCGGCCCCGTGATCCACGCACCGATGACGCGATCATGGCGGCGACCCGGCAGCTGCTGACCGACGTCGGATACGAGCAGGTGTCGATGGAGTCGATCGCCCGCTGCGCGGGCGTCAGCCGTCCGACGATCTACCGGCGGTGGCCGTCGAAAGCCCACGTGGTGTTCGAGGCGGCGTTCGGTTCCGCCGCCGAGCCCGACATGGTGGTGCGCACCGGGGACTTCACCCGCGACCTGCACGAGTTCATTGCGCGTGCGCTCGCGTTCTGGCGCGAGCCCGTGGTGGAGGCCGCGACGATGGGCATCCTCGCCGAACGGCGCCGCGACGCCCAATTGCACATCCGCACACAGCAACTGCTCGACGACATGATCCGCGCCGAGCTGGCCGCGCTGGTGCGATCCGGTGCCGAGCAGGGCGTCGTTCGCGCCGACGTCGACACCGACACACTGTTCAACACCCTCGTCGGGGCGGCGTTCTACACCGCGCTGGTCGACGGGCGCGACACCTCCGACCAACTCGCCGACAAGCTGAGCGCCCTGCTGATGCGAGGCGTGCAGGACGACCGACAAGACAAGGAACAACGATGA